From Cellulomonas dongxiuzhuiae, the proteins below share one genomic window:
- a CDS encoding lytic polysaccharide monooxygenase, whose translation MRSSAPSLASRPAAGRLLLSVLAVLALAFAMLTLAPPPSAQAHGWISDPPSRQDLCYTGAVKDCGPVQYEPWSVEAKKGSMLCSGGGRFTELDNESRAWPRQAVSTNETFTWDIVANHSTSTWEYFVDGQLHTTINDNGAMPPKRFTHQINNLPTGNHKIFVRWNIADTVNAFYQCIDAYITPGGNPAPQPTATTPAPQPTATTPAPQPTATTPAPQPGNGACTATVRAANSWGSGFQGEVTVKAGSAAINGWKVTVNGATITQAWSSTLSGSDTLANAEWNGKLGAGASTTAGFIASGSGSNLSATCTAS comes from the coding sequence ATGAGATCGTCCGCTCCTTCCCTTGCCTCACGACCCGCCGCAGGTCGGCTGCTCCTGTCCGTCCTGGCGGTGCTCGCACTGGCCTTCGCGATGCTCACGCTCGCACCCCCGCCCTCGGCCCAGGCGCACGGGTGGATCTCCGACCCGCCGAGCCGGCAGGACCTCTGTTACACGGGCGCCGTGAAGGACTGCGGTCCCGTCCAGTACGAGCCGTGGAGCGTGGAGGCCAAGAAGGGCTCGATGCTCTGCTCCGGCGGCGGCCGCTTCACCGAGCTCGACAACGAGTCCCGGGCCTGGCCGCGCCAGGCGGTCAGCACCAACGAGACGTTCACCTGGGACATCGTCGCCAACCACTCCACGTCGACGTGGGAGTACTTCGTGGACGGCCAGCTGCACACCACGATCAACGACAACGGGGCGATGCCGCCCAAGAGGTTCACCCACCAGATCAACAACCTGCCGACGGGCAACCACAAGATCTTCGTCCGGTGGAACATCGCCGACACGGTGAACGCGTTCTACCAGTGCATCGACGCCTACATCACGCCCGGCGGCAACCCGGCACCGCAGCCCACGGCCACCACGCCGGCACCGCAGCCCACCGCGACGACGCCGGCACCGCAGCCGACGGCGACGACCCCGGCGCCCCAGCCGGGCAACGGCGCCTGCACCGCCACCGTGCGTGCCGCCAACTCCTGGGGCAGCGGCTTCCAGGGTGAGGTCACCGTGAAGGCGGGCAGCGCCGCGATCAACGGCTGGAAGGTCACCGTGAACGGCGCGACGATAACGCAGGCGTGGAGCTCCACGCTCAGCGGGTCCGACACGCTCGCCAACGCTGAGTGGAACGGGAAGCTCGGCGCTGGCGCCTCGACGACGGCGGGCTTCATTGCCAGCGGCAGCGGCAGCAACCTGAGCGCCACCTGCACCGCGAGCTGA
- a CDS encoding DUF6578 domain-containing protein, with protein sequence MSVSVWVDGWQLQCCGRPFGVGEEVTWRCADPDLRWLESVLPRDVAHRISYAEEHHDEALVDRAVLRGTVVAIHAAFARYTRLDADDRTLHAVSGSGLLRAVRRADGNEGGETDARFNGYVVEVDVLPAPA encoded by the coding sequence ATGAGCGTCTCGGTCTGGGTCGACGGCTGGCAGCTGCAGTGCTGCGGCCGGCCCTTCGGCGTGGGTGAGGAGGTCACGTGGCGCTGCGCCGACCCTGACCTCCGGTGGCTCGAGTCCGTGCTCCCGCGCGACGTCGCACATCGCATCTCGTACGCCGAGGAGCATCACGACGAGGCGCTGGTCGACCGTGCGGTGCTACGGGGGACCGTGGTGGCGATCCACGCCGCCTTCGCCCGGTACACGCGGCTCGACGCCGATGACCGCACGCTTCACGCCGTGTCCGGCTCGGGCCTGCTGCGCGCGGTGCGCCGGGCGGACGGGAACGAGGGCGGGGAGACGGACGCACGCTTCAACGGCTACGTCGTCGAGGTGGACGTGCTGCCGGCGCCCGCCTGA
- a CDS encoding FAD-dependent oxidoreductase, which produces MTSDGTTQARTTCAVVGGGPAGLMLGLLLARAGVDVTVLEKHADFLRDFRGDTVHPSTLQALDDLGLIERFLALPHSRVEAIRLPDPSGGAPVPVVDFSRLRVPYPYIAMVPQWDLLDLLADAAGAEPGFTLLREHEVTDVVRAGDRVTGVRYRTPQGEGTLRADLVVACDGRWSVVRRAVGLPARQFPVPFDVWWFKVPTSRPVGGALMPRLTPGRALVTIPREGYLQMAYLGPKGTDAALRARGIEVFRTEVAELVPEVAEDVHRLASMDDVKHLDVRLERLRRWSAPGVLCLGDAAHAMSPVGGVGVNLAVQDAIAAARVLVAPLRSGAFRDAFPAHVVARVQARRRLPTAVIQGVQRAMHARAIGPVVAGADGGPPVRVLRLLRRVPALSALTARLVGVGPRPERVPVWGRRPPASTP; this is translated from the coding sequence ATGACGTCCGACGGCACCACTCAGGCTCGGACGACGTGCGCGGTCGTCGGCGGCGGACCCGCCGGCCTCATGCTCGGCCTGCTCCTGGCACGCGCCGGCGTCGACGTCACGGTCCTGGAGAAGCACGCCGACTTCCTGCGGGACTTCCGCGGCGACACCGTGCACCCGTCGACGCTCCAGGCCCTGGACGACCTCGGGCTCATCGAGCGCTTCCTCGCGCTGCCGCACTCGCGCGTCGAGGCCATCAGGCTGCCCGACCCCTCGGGCGGCGCGCCCGTACCCGTCGTCGACTTCTCACGCCTGCGCGTGCCGTACCCGTACATCGCGATGGTCCCGCAGTGGGACCTGCTCGACCTGCTCGCCGACGCGGCCGGCGCGGAGCCGGGGTTCACGCTGCTGCGCGAGCACGAGGTGACCGACGTCGTGCGCGCCGGCGACCGCGTCACGGGCGTCAGGTACCGGACGCCGCAGGGCGAGGGAACCCTGCGCGCCGACCTCGTCGTGGCGTGCGACGGCCGCTGGTCGGTCGTCCGACGCGCCGTCGGGCTGCCCGCCCGGCAGTTCCCCGTCCCGTTCGACGTCTGGTGGTTCAAGGTCCCGACGAGCCGACCCGTCGGCGGTGCGCTCATGCCGCGCCTCACCCCGGGGCGCGCGCTCGTGACGATCCCCCGCGAGGGCTACCTGCAGATGGCGTACCTGGGCCCCAAGGGCACCGACGCGGCGCTGCGGGCGCGCGGCATCGAGGTGTTCCGGACCGAGGTGGCCGAGCTCGTCCCCGAGGTCGCCGAGGACGTCCACCGCCTCGCCTCGATGGACGACGTCAAGCACCTCGACGTGCGCCTCGAGCGGTTGCGCCGCTGGTCCGCGCCCGGCGTGCTGTGCCTCGGCGACGCCGCTCACGCGATGTCCCCCGTCGGCGGGGTCGGGGTCAACCTCGCGGTGCAGGACGCGATCGCGGCGGCGCGCGTCCTGGTGGCGCCGCTGCGGTCCGGGGCGTTCCGCGACGCGTTCCCCGCGCACGTCGTCGCGCGCGTGCAGGCGCGACGCCGCCTGCCCACCGCGGTCATCCAGGGGGTGCAGCGCGCGATGCACGCACGGGCCATCGGGCCCGTCGTCGCTGGGGCGGACGGCGGGCCGCCCGTCCGCGTGCTCCGGCTCCTGCGGCGGGTGCCCGCCCTCAGCGCGCTCACGGCCCGCCTCGTCGGCGTCGGCCCGCGGCCCGAGCGGGTGCCGGTGTGGGGACGGCGTCCACCGGCCTCGACGCCCTGA
- a CDS encoding CGNR zinc finger domain-containing protein — protein sequence MATSSPVTPAPGELEIVRAFVNTLDIESGVDLMRDPDAWASWAGEHGLASQATAADLHFGRGLREALRAALLANHDRAPLPPATIEALDAAATRSRLAVRFTSDGPTLRPVGTGADAVYGRIVSAVAASLADGTWSRLKVCAADDCRWGFYDTSRSRTGQWCSMSICGNRAKQARWRDRTGRA from the coding sequence ATGGCCACGTCCTCTCCCGTCACACCTGCTCCGGGTGAGCTCGAGATCGTGCGCGCGTTCGTCAACACCCTCGACATCGAGTCGGGAGTGGACCTGATGCGCGATCCGGACGCGTGGGCCTCGTGGGCGGGCGAGCACGGGCTCGCCTCCCAGGCGACTGCCGCCGACCTCCACTTCGGCCGAGGGCTCCGTGAGGCGCTGCGCGCGGCCCTGCTCGCCAACCACGACCGCGCGCCGCTGCCGCCCGCGACGATCGAGGCCCTCGACGCCGCCGCGACCCGCTCCCGGCTGGCGGTGCGTTTCACGTCCGACGGACCGACCCTCCGACCCGTCGGGACAGGCGCCGACGCCGTCTACGGACGGATCGTGTCGGCGGTCGCGGCATCCCTCGCCGACGGGACCTGGTCACGCCTCAAGGTCTGCGCCGCAGACGACTGCCGCTGGGGCTTCTACGACACGTCCCGCTCCCGCACCGGCCAGTGGTGCTCGATGAGCATCTGCGGCAACCGCGCGAAGCAGGCCCGCTGGCGCGACCGCACCGGTCGCGCCTGA
- a CDS encoding GNAT family N-acetyltransferase, which translates to MSSPTSWTAAAPLHAARLVLEPLRTDHADEMFDVLDDPRLHTYTGGRPASRAELGDLFARQVVGSSPDGTQGWLNWVLRRHDTGRAVGTVQATLTRRPDGGREAELAWVVAGDEQGRGYAREAAVAVAAWLRKDGVDTLVAHVHPDHHASAGVARAVGLRPTGTVVDGEIRWTS; encoded by the coding sequence ATGTCCTCCCCCACCTCATGGACGGCGGCGGCGCCACTCCACGCTGCCCGCCTCGTGCTCGAGCCGCTGCGGACCGACCACGCCGACGAGATGTTCGACGTCCTCGACGACCCCCGCCTCCACACCTACACCGGCGGCCGTCCCGCCTCGAGGGCGGAGCTGGGCGACCTCTTCGCCCGACAGGTCGTCGGGAGCTCCCCCGACGGGACGCAGGGGTGGCTGAACTGGGTGCTGCGCCGTCACGACACCGGACGTGCGGTCGGCACCGTGCAGGCCACGCTGACGCGCCGACCGGACGGCGGGCGGGAGGCGGAGCTGGCCTGGGTGGTGGCCGGCGACGAGCAGGGCCGCGGCTACGCGCGCGAGGCCGCGGTCGCCGTCGCAGCGTGGCTGCGCAAGGACGGCGTCGACACCCTCGTCGCCCACGTCCACCCCGACCATCACGCGTCGGCCGGCGTGGCTCGTGCGGTGGGCCTGCGACCGACGGGCACGGTGGTCGACGGCGAGATCCGCTGGACGAGCTGA
- a CDS encoding dihydrofolate reductase family protein has product MGKLIYAANTSLDGYLEDETGAFDWSVPDEAVHAFWNEHERGIGTSLYGRRMYETMRVWEDDDWLTDEPAVVREYAGIWRDADKVVYSTTLDAVSTARTRIERQFDPEAVRRLKEESSADLSVGGAILGAEAFRHGLVDECVLLLCPVVVGGGKPALPRGVRLDLELLDTRRFANGGVYVHYAVRGTT; this is encoded by the coding sequence ATGGGCAAGCTGATCTACGCGGCGAACACCTCGCTCGACGGCTACCTGGAGGACGAGACCGGCGCCTTCGACTGGTCAGTCCCCGACGAGGCCGTGCACGCCTTCTGGAACGAGCACGAGCGCGGCATCGGCACGTCGCTCTACGGCCGGCGCATGTACGAGACGATGCGCGTCTGGGAGGACGACGACTGGTTGACGGACGAGCCGGCCGTCGTCCGCGAGTACGCGGGGATCTGGCGCGATGCCGACAAGGTCGTCTACTCCACGACGCTCGACGCGGTGTCCACGGCGCGCACGCGGATCGAGCGGCAGTTCGACCCCGAGGCGGTGCGACGGCTCAAGGAGGAGTCCAGCGCGGACCTGAGCGTCGGCGGCGCGATCCTCGGGGCCGAGGCGTTCCGGCACGGGCTCGTCGACGAGTGCGTGCTGCTGCTGTGCCCGGTGGTCGTGGGCGGCGGCAAGCCGGCGTTGCCCCGGGGCGTGCGGCTCGACCTGGAGCTGCTGGACACCCGTCGGTTCGCCAACGGTGGGGTCTACGTGCACTACGCGGTACGCGGCACTACCTGA
- the lysX gene encoding bifunctional lysylphosphatidylglycerol synthetase/lysine--tRNA ligase LysX produces the protein MTSRTVPTGPDAPPGPTVHARARGDRGATPAPRDVLVAGRWADTVAKVAARVAQGFAAWQVVALLLLPFAPGAVRAVGRVLSVLNLPSQPAFFSLALLAMVASGLLRRLRVALLFLVLAWQGPVVVAGLVTALVWAFDPAGRAELGVTPRDVVAWAVAVVAVSVLVSARAAFPARVRPGAWWRSLLVAAAFVVAGALLSFGLLRLVGHGLPPTGDQLRWALAQAFGAYGSVLDPGTVGRVPAWVGVAGGFVAAVGLVLALILFGRSREPVGTDAADDRLQVRRLLLEFPSADSLGYFATRDDRSTVFSADRRAAVSFRVVSSVCLAAGDPLGDPNAWPDAVARWLATARRYGWVPAVTSTTEAGARAYRAVGLHPIAMGDEAVIVTRSFDLASPAMRGVRRAVERGRHAGYEVRVRRQADVPPDELAAVVAEADRWRSGQERGYSMALDRFGSPVDPREVVVTAHDAQGRLRGVLSFVPWGRRGLSLDVMRRSPDAVTGVTELMVSGLVDASRDIGVERISMNFAMFRETFQLGERVGATPVQRLNRRVLLLASRFWQLEQLYRSNEKYLPEWQPRVLCYEAAGHLTRVVLALGQAEGFVPPLRRLSGAERAPVRAADDPAFVAAALAQERDLLAVKVAPRRLTQQQRVRHAKLDVLRGAGTDPYPVVVPRTHTVGAVRGVALDGPQVSVVGRVVRLRDLGGVVFAVLREGTDEVQALLTRSDTAGLDLWRRVVDLGDHVGVTGPVTHSRSGQLSVAGSSWRMAAKALTPPPDKRHGLADAEARVRLRHMDLALHDAAAAALRARSTAVWSLRSSLVDRGFLEVETPVLQRVHGGANARPFTTHINAYDLDLYLRIAPELFLKRLMVGGVGKVFELGRNFRNEGVDATHNPEFTSMEAYEAFGDYTTMRDLTRELVVAAAVAVHGEPVAHRPGGGVVRLDGPWPVVTVHEAVSRAVDREVTPDLPLGELQGLCASLGLAWEPTETHGALVSELYDRFVEGQTVAPTFYTDFPVETSPLTRAHRSDPRLAERWDLVAFGAELGTAYSELVDPVEQRKRLTAQSVLAAAGDPAAMEVDEDFLDALEFAMPPTGGVGIGVDRVVMTLVGGTIRDTLAFPFLRPQGRT, from the coding sequence GTGACCAGTCGCACGGTGCCGACCGGGCCCGACGCGCCGCCGGGTCCGACGGTTCACGCCCGCGCTCGCGGCGACCGAGGCGCGACACCGGCACCCCGGGACGTCCTGGTCGCCGGCCGCTGGGCCGACACGGTCGCGAAGGTCGCGGCCCGGGTGGCTCAGGGGTTCGCGGCGTGGCAGGTCGTGGCACTGCTCCTCCTGCCGTTCGCGCCCGGTGCGGTGCGCGCGGTCGGGCGGGTGCTCTCGGTGCTGAACCTCCCGTCCCAGCCCGCGTTCTTCTCGCTGGCGCTCCTCGCGATGGTCGCGTCGGGCCTGCTGCGTCGCCTGCGGGTGGCGCTCTTGTTCCTCGTCCTGGCATGGCAGGGCCCCGTGGTGGTCGCTGGCCTGGTCACGGCGCTCGTGTGGGCGTTCGACCCCGCGGGGCGGGCCGAGCTCGGCGTGACGCCGCGGGACGTCGTCGCGTGGGCCGTCGCGGTCGTCGCGGTGTCCGTGCTGGTCAGCGCACGCGCGGCGTTCCCGGCGCGAGTGCGGCCGGGCGCGTGGTGGCGGTCCCTGCTGGTCGCCGCCGCGTTCGTCGTCGCCGGGGCGCTGCTGTCGTTCGGGCTGCTGCGGCTCGTCGGGCACGGGCTGCCCCCGACGGGCGACCAGCTGCGCTGGGCGCTCGCGCAGGCGTTCGGTGCGTACGGCTCGGTGCTCGACCCGGGGACGGTCGGGCGCGTGCCCGCGTGGGTCGGCGTCGCCGGCGGGTTCGTGGCCGCGGTCGGTCTGGTGCTGGCGCTCATCCTGTTCGGGCGTTCCCGGGAACCGGTGGGCACCGACGCCGCCGACGACCGGCTGCAGGTCCGGCGGTTGCTGCTCGAGTTCCCGTCCGCCGACTCCCTCGGGTACTTCGCGACGCGGGACGACCGGTCGACCGTGTTCTCGGCCGACCGGCGGGCCGCCGTGTCGTTCCGCGTCGTGTCCAGCGTCTGCCTCGCGGCCGGGGACCCGCTCGGCGACCCGAACGCGTGGCCGGACGCCGTCGCCCGGTGGCTCGCGACGGCGCGACGGTACGGCTGGGTGCCCGCGGTGACGTCGACGACCGAGGCGGGTGCGCGGGCCTACCGGGCGGTCGGGCTGCACCCGATCGCGATGGGCGACGAGGCCGTGATCGTCACCCGGTCCTTCGACCTGGCGAGCCCCGCCATGCGTGGTGTGCGCCGCGCGGTGGAGCGGGGACGCCACGCCGGCTACGAGGTCCGGGTCCGGCGGCAGGCGGACGTACCGCCGGACGAGCTGGCCGCCGTCGTGGCGGAGGCGGACCGGTGGCGCAGCGGCCAGGAGCGCGGGTACTCGATGGCGCTCGACCGGTTCGGCTCACCGGTCGACCCGCGTGAGGTCGTCGTCACCGCGCACGACGCTCAGGGGCGCCTGCGCGGGGTGCTGTCCTTCGTCCCGTGGGGACGGCGCGGCCTGTCGCTGGACGTCATGCGGCGCTCGCCCGACGCGGTCACGGGCGTCACCGAGCTCATGGTGTCCGGGCTGGTGGACGCGTCGCGTGACATCGGTGTGGAGCGGATCTCCATGAACTTCGCGATGTTCCGCGAGACGTTCCAGCTCGGTGAGCGCGTCGGCGCGACCCCGGTGCAGCGCCTGAACCGGCGGGTGCTGCTGCTCGCGTCGCGCTTCTGGCAGCTCGAGCAGCTGTACCGCTCGAACGAGAAGTACCTGCCCGAGTGGCAGCCGCGCGTGCTGTGCTACGAGGCCGCGGGGCACCTGACCCGGGTGGTGCTCGCGCTCGGGCAGGCCGAGGGCTTCGTGCCCCCGCTGCGTCGGCTGAGCGGCGCCGAGCGGGCGCCGGTGCGCGCGGCCGACGACCCCGCGTTCGTCGCCGCGGCGCTCGCGCAGGAGCGGGACCTGCTCGCGGTCAAGGTCGCTCCGCGTCGGCTCACCCAGCAGCAGCGCGTCCGCCACGCGAAGCTCGACGTCCTGCGCGGGGCCGGGACGGACCCGTACCCCGTCGTCGTGCCGCGCACCCACACCGTCGGAGCGGTGCGCGGCGTCGCGCTCGACGGGCCGCAGGTGTCGGTCGTCGGGCGGGTCGTGCGGCTGCGTGACCTCGGCGGCGTCGTGTTCGCGGTGCTCCGGGAGGGGACCGACGAGGTGCAGGCGCTGCTCACGAGGTCCGACACCGCCGGGCTCGACCTGTGGCGTCGCGTGGTCGATCTGGGGGACCACGTCGGCGTGACCGGCCCCGTCACGCACAGCCGCAGCGGTCAGCTCAGCGTCGCCGGGTCCTCGTGGCGGATGGCGGCCAAGGCCCTGACGCCGCCGCCGGACAAGCGGCACGGCCTGGCCGACGCCGAGGCGCGTGTGCGGCTGCGGCACATGGACCTCGCGCTGCACGACGCCGCGGCGGCCGCGCTGCGCGCCCGGTCGACGGCGGTGTGGTCCCTCCGCAGCTCGCTGGTCGACCGCGGCTTCCTCGAGGTCGAGACGCCGGTCCTGCAGCGCGTCCACGGCGGCGCCAACGCGCGTCCCTTCACCACCCACATCAACGCGTACGACCTCGACCTGTACCTGCGGATCGCGCCCGAGCTGTTCCTCAAGCGGCTCATGGTCGGCGGCGTCGGCAAGGTGTTCGAGCTCGGCCGCAACTTCCGCAACGAGGGCGTCGACGCGACGCACAACCCGGAGTTCACGTCGATGGAGGCGTACGAGGCGTTCGGCGACTACACGACGATGCGCGACCTCACGCGTGAGCTCGTCGTCGCCGCGGCCGTCGCGGTGCACGGCGAGCCCGTGGCGCACCGGCCGGGCGGCGGCGTCGTGCGGCTCGACGGGCCGTGGCCCGTCGTCACCGTGCACGAGGCCGTGTCGCGGGCCGTCGACCGCGAGGTGACCCCCGACCTGCCGCTGGGCGAGCTGCAGGGCCTGTGCGCCAGCCTGGGCCTGGCGTGGGAGCCGACGGAGACGCACGGCGCGCTGGTGTCCGAGCTGTACGACCGGTTCGTCGAGGGGCAGACCGTCGCACCGACCTTCTACACCGACTTCCCTGTGGAGACGTCGCCGCTCACGCGCGCGCACCGCAGCGACCCGCGCCTCGCCGAGCGCTGGGACCTCGTGGCGTTCGGCGCCGAGCTGGGCACGGCGTACTCCGAGCTGGTCGACCCGGTCGAGCAGCGCAAGCGACTCACCGCGCAGTCGGTCCTCGCCGCGGCCGGCGACCCCGCGGCGATGGAGGTCGACGAGGACTTCCTCGACGCGCTGGAGTTCGCCATGCCGCCCACGGGGGGAGTTGGCATCGGGGTCGACCGCGTCGTCATGACGCTCGTCGGCGGCACCATCCGGGACACGCTCGCCTTCCCGTTCCTGCGGCCGCAGGGGCGCACGTGA
- a CDS encoding chloramphenicol phosphotransferase CPT family protein: MTTDVVVLNGGSSSGTTTVARALQGMLDDAWLLLGVDDLVDALPRHGPGAAATITFPPDGSVLVGPVFLRVQEAWLAGIAAIARAGVGVLLDDVLLAGGASQDRLAAALSGLDLLWVGVRCDADVAAAREAGRADRVTGMAVAQAEAVHRGVRYDVEVDTSRASPEDCARVVLAALAA; this comes from the coding sequence GTGACCACCGACGTCGTCGTCCTCAACGGCGGGTCCAGCTCGGGCACCACGACGGTCGCGCGGGCGCTGCAGGGCATGCTCGACGACGCGTGGCTGCTGCTCGGCGTGGACGACCTCGTCGACGCGCTGCCCCGCCACGGCCCGGGAGCCGCCGCGACCATCACGTTCCCGCCCGACGGGTCCGTGCTGGTCGGTCCCGTGTTCCTGCGCGTCCAGGAGGCGTGGCTGGCGGGCATCGCCGCCATCGCGCGGGCCGGGGTCGGCGTCCTGCTCGACGACGTCCTGCTCGCCGGCGGCGCGTCGCAGGACCGCCTCGCCGCGGCGCTGTCCGGGCTCGACCTGCTGTGGGTCGGGGTGCGGTGCGACGCCGACGTGGCCGCCGCACGCGAGGCCGGTCGCGCGGACCGGGTGACCGGCATGGCGGTGGCCCAGGCCGAGGCCGTCCACCGTGGCGTGCGGTACGACGTCGAGGTCGACACGTCGCGGGCCTCGCCGGAGGACTGCGCGCGGGTGGTCCTGGCGGCGCTCGCGGCCTGA
- a CDS encoding MFS transporter, which translates to MTTVTNAWRVPAFRRVWGAGAASALGAEIGELAVPVLAVVTLGASASELSFVRAALLTPYLVLTLALGVLVDRVRRRPLMIGADLARGLLLVAVCVLAVSGQLTVPMLVVAAALIGSLTVLYTLADFSFLPLVVEDRALIDANARITATQSVIGVAGSGAGGLLVQALTAPVAIALNALGYLLSGALLGRVRVPESRRPRAPRGTALAELKVGLAALSQHRILRALVAEAGLWNFGNEILLLAVTVLVLQTFGWGPVVLGTVIMAVGVGAAVGSALSQRLTLRFGYGRSLVVAMLVGNTAPLAGVVGVREPSWPALAGLTVAFVVSGVGIGVANSQAVSLRQLAVVPELRGRVNATYRLASWGSLSIGALVGGVLVTSLGPWLAAVIGAVPMALASLPVVASPVRRMRRIEEVVPGEVQAAGALAESDTV; encoded by the coding sequence ATGACGACGGTTACCAACGCGTGGCGGGTCCCGGCGTTCCGGCGCGTCTGGGGCGCGGGGGCGGCCTCGGCCCTCGGGGCGGAGATCGGCGAGCTGGCGGTCCCGGTCCTCGCGGTGGTGACGTTGGGAGCCTCCGCCTCCGAGCTCTCGTTCGTCCGGGCCGCGCTGCTGACGCCGTACCTCGTCCTCACGCTCGCCCTGGGTGTGCTCGTCGACCGCGTGCGGCGACGGCCCCTGATGATCGGCGCCGACCTCGCCCGCGGCCTGCTCCTTGTCGCGGTGTGCGTCCTGGCGGTGAGCGGCCAGCTCACGGTGCCGATGCTCGTCGTCGCGGCCGCGCTGATCGGGTCGCTCACCGTGCTCTACACCTTGGCGGACTTCTCCTTCCTGCCGCTCGTGGTCGAGGACCGCGCGCTGATCGACGCGAACGCCCGCATCACCGCCACCCAGTCCGTCATCGGCGTCGCCGGTTCGGGGGCGGGTGGCCTGCTGGTGCAGGCCCTGACCGCCCCGGTCGCGATCGCCCTGAACGCCCTCGGATACCTGCTCTCGGGCGCGCTGCTGGGACGGGTCCGGGTGCCCGAGTCCCGGCGTCCGAGGGCTCCGCGCGGTACCGCGCTCGCCGAGCTGAAGGTCGGCCTGGCCGCGCTGTCGCAGCACCGGATCCTGCGCGCGCTGGTCGCCGAAGCGGGCCTGTGGAACTTCGGCAACGAGATCCTTCTGCTCGCCGTGACGGTCCTGGTGCTGCAGACGTTCGGGTGGGGGCCCGTCGTCCTCGGCACCGTGATCATGGCGGTGGGTGTCGGCGCGGCCGTCGGCAGCGCCCTCAGCCAGCGACTGACCCTCCGGTTCGGGTACGGGCGCTCCCTCGTCGTGGCGATGCTGGTCGGGAACACCGCTCCCCTCGCGGGGGTCGTCGGCGTCCGGGAGCCGAGCTGGCCGGCGCTCGCCGGCCTCACCGTGGCCTTCGTGGTGTCCGGCGTCGGGATCGGCGTCGCCAACTCCCAGGCCGTCAGCCTGCGCCAGCTCGCCGTGGTGCCGGAGCTCCGCGGTCGCGTCAATGCCACCTACCGCCTCGCGTCGTGGGGCAGCCTGTCCATCGGGGCGCTCGTCGGCGGCGTCCTGGTGACCAGCCTCGGCCCGTGGCTCGCCGCCGTGATCGGCGCCGTCCCGATGGCCCTCGCGAGCCTGCCCGTCGTCGCCTCCCCGGTCAGGCGGATGCGCCGGATCGAGGAGGTCGTCCCCGGGGAGGTTCAGGCGGCAGGGGCCCTTGCCGAGAGCGACACGGTATGA
- a CDS encoding GNAT family N-acetyltransferase: MAFAPDLEDDEEVARRVVTDAGDPARGVLAAGSATIEARGAPCFSRLLARHGWQPDELWTPMHRDLSSPVGDLGARVETIGPDRAGVWLEVHWSAFRGAPFTETDRRRLVDRWLDMAAGPFSAGSRFLAAFDPLGNAVAAAAVWSAGPGRPGLVEPMGVHRDHRGRGYGTAITCAAASALRTMGASSAIVCAESSNVGAVSTYTAAGFIAEQEVADLQRVA; encoded by the coding sequence ATGGCCTTCGCTCCCGACCTCGAGGACGACGAGGAGGTGGCCCGCCGGGTCGTCACGGACGCCGGCGACCCGGCGCGCGGTGTCCTGGCTGCGGGCAGCGCGACCATCGAGGCTCGAGGCGCTCCGTGCTTCTCACGGCTGCTCGCCCGGCACGGGTGGCAGCCGGACGAGCTGTGGACGCCGATGCACCGGGACCTCTCCTCGCCCGTCGGGGACCTCGGGGCGCGCGTGGAGACCATCGGTCCCGACCGTGCGGGCGTCTGGTTGGAGGTCCACTGGTCGGCGTTCCGCGGCGCGCCCTTCACCGAGACCGATCGCCGGCGCCTGGTCGACAGGTGGCTCGACATGGCGGCGGGCCCCTTCTCCGCCGGGTCGCGATTCCTCGCCGCCTTCGACCCGCTCGGCAACGCCGTAGCTGCGGCCGCGGTGTGGTCGGCCGGCCCGGGCCGGCCCGGCCTGGTCGAACCCATGGGAGTGCACCGGGACCACCGGGGCCGCGGCTACGGGACGGCCATCACCTGTGCGGCAGCAAGCGCGCTGCGGACGATGGGGGCGTCCAGCGCGATCGTGTGCGCCGAGAGCTCCAACGTCGGCGCCGTGTCCACCTACACCGCGGCCGGGTTCATCGCCGAGCAGGAGGTTGCCGACCTCCAGCGGGTCGCGTGA